ACGGTGAGGTTCTGGACTGTCCATCGGAATCGATCTCATTTGGGTATCGGCAGGCAGCATTGCCGGTGGGAATCGTGGTCGGAGTATGGCTCCAATTGAGGCAGGGAGTACGGGCTGACATTGAGAAGGTCGTAAAGGATTATTTGCGCTACCGGCGAGAGACTCAGCCACTGACGCTCCCGAGTGCTGGGTGTGTGTTCAAGAATCCGGCCAATGATTCAGCGGGACGGGTTGTTGAGGAGGCAGGGCTCAAGGGTGTCTCGGTCGGCGATGCCTGTGTCTCGACAAAGCATGCCAACTTTATCGTGAACCAGGGGCGGGCGAGAGCCACCGATGTGCTCGCTCTTATCAAAAAGGTTCGTGCCCAGGTCGCTCGGAAGACCGGGGTGAAGTTGGAGCTGGAACTGAAATTGGTGGGTCAAGCGTAACCTACGGACTCCTGGTATCTATGGGTAGAATGACGGATAGACGCATCGCGGTCCTAATGGGAGGTCGATCTTCCGAACGGGAGATTTCCCTGAAGACCGGCCAAGCGGTTTATCAGGCACTATTCCGTCGAGGATATGATGTCGTGGCCATCGACGTCGGTGATCGACTGTATCAAGACTTGAAAGAGCAGGATGTTGCCATCGCCTTTCTCTCGCTTCATGGGCTGGGGGGCGAAGACGGCTTAGTCCAGGGGTTTCTTGAGACCATCGGGATTCCATACACAGGGTCAGGCGTTCGGGCTAGTGCTGTGGGTATGCACAAAGTGATGACAAAGACATTGTTGGCCGCACATGGCATCCCGGTGCCTTCTGGAACGGTCATCCGTGCTGGAGAGAGGCCTTCGCTGGCGAAGGTTCTGAAGGCGTGCAAGCTTCAGTTACCGATTGTCGTCAAGCCGGTCTCGCAAGGCTCTACGATCGGCGTTACCATTGTGCGCCGCGCGGCTCAGTGGAAGGAGGCACTGGCACTGGCTCTTCGTTATGACTCTGAAGCGATGGTGGAGGGCTACATTCCTGGACATGAAGCGACCGTGTCGATTCTTGGCACAGCCATGGACAAGGCAGACATACTTCCGGCCATAGAAGTTGTGGCCCCGGAAGGGTTTTATGATTTTTCGGCCAAATACCAAAAGGGGAAGACTCAGTATCTCTGCCCTGCTCCGCTTCCGGCCAAAGTACTTCAGAAAATAGGGGAATTGGCCTACCGCAGCTACAAAGTCCTTGGCTGTGAGGGGGCTGCACGCGTGGACTTTCGCATCACGCCTCGAGGCCAGCCCTATGTATTGGAAATCAACACAGTTCCTGGCATGACCGCAACGAGTCTACTGCCCATGGCTGCCGCGCAGGCCGGCATCGGGTACGAGGACTTGGTCGAGCGGATCTTACGGTCTGCACTGGACCGTGCCGCTCGATGTGCTCAGTGCGCCCAATTAGGGCCTGTGTCATGAGAGTCTCATTTAGAAAACAACGAGCTGAGCCTGCCGTCCCGCGCCTGAATCGTTGGAAGGACCCATCAGGGGAAAAGGCGGTGATGCAAGGCGGGCGGATACGGACGGCCAAGCGAAAGGTTGCGGTGCGTCTCGGTGTGCTTGTGACGGGTCTGGCGATTCTGGGGTGGCTGATCACGACCGCCGTGACGTACTCCAGCCGCATAGTCCGTGACTTGCTTGAGATCCACACGATCACCGTTGAAGGTGTGCATCATCTTGACAAGCAGAAGGTGATCGAGCTGGCTCAGGTCAGACAAGGGATGTCGCTTTATCAGGTCATGCCCACCACCGTCGAAGAGCAGATCGAGGCACACCCCTGGATCAAGGAGGCTCAAGTTTCGCGAGTCCTACTCCATGAGTTGAAGATCGCGGTGATCGAGCGAAAGCCTGCCGCGATCGTCCGGTCGGCATCACAGAACTTTCTGAGTGATGAAGAGGGGCATATCCTGACCAAGCTGGGGCAGGCTGATGATGATACGTTTCCGTTGGTAACCGGAGTTGATCTTGACGGGTTGCTAAAGGGGACCGACGTAGTGCGACGCTCAATCATGTCTGGCATCGAACTGGCAAGAGTCATTGGGCACACCTTCGATGGGAGGTTGCGGGTACAGGCTGAAAACCAAACAAATCTTGTGGCGCTCATCCAGGGCGTTCGATTTCGATTTGGAGAGGAGTCGGTTGAGGAGCAATGGGAGCGGTTCCAACGCGTCAAACCAACGTTGAAATCACTAAATTTTGACGGCGTGGGGCGCGGGGTCAGTGAAGTGGATCTCCGGTACGATAATCGAATTATCGTACGGGAAGGCGGAGGGTGATTGCGGTGCCGAAGCGAGATCAAATTCTAGTCGGACTCGACATCGGGACAACAAAGATCTGCGCGATCGTTGCAGAGATGACCGATGCGGGAGGTCTCAGCATTATCGGCCTCGGCATGAGTCCCTCACGCGGCTTGCGTAAAGGAGTCGTTGTCGACATTGAAAGCACCGTTGAATCCATCAAGAAGGCCGTCGAAGAAGCAGAGCTGATGGCGGCTGTTCAGATCAACTCCGTGTACACCGGCATCGCCGGCAGTCACATCTCGGCCGAAAACTGCAAGGGTGTTGTGGCGCTGAAACGAGCGGAGGTGACTCGAGAAGATATCCACCGAGCCATTGAAAGCGCCCGCACGCTCGCGGTGATCCCGCAAGAGCGGAGGATCCTCCACGTGTTACCTCGAGAATTCATGGTGGATGGCCAGGAAGGGGTGCGGGAGCCGTTGGGCCTATCCGGAAATCGGCTGGAAGTCAACGTGCACGTCATCACCGGAGCGGTGACCTCAGCGCAGAATATCGTGAAGAGTGTCAATCGGGCTGGGCTTGACGTGGTCGACATCATCCTTCAGCCGCTGGCCTCCAGTGAAGCGGTGCTGAGCCAGGAGGAACGTGAACTCGGCGTGGTGATGGTGGATTTGGGGGGAGGGACGACGGACCTGGCCATTTTTTTGGATGGGAGCATCCGTCACTCGGCAGTTCTTCCGATTGGCGGACAGAATTTGACGAAGGATCTGGCCATTGGTCTCTTGACGTCGCAAACCGAGGCTGAAAGGATCAAAACTCAACATGGGATCGCGAGAACCGAATTGGTCATTGGTCATCAAGTCGTTCAGGTACCTTCGGTAGGAGACCGTCCACCTCGAACATTTTCTAGACGGGATATTGCGGAGATCTTGGAGCCTCGTGTCGACGAGATGTTCGAGCTTGTTCGGAGAGAAATCACGCGGGCCGGATACGAAGGCATGTTGGGGGCCGGGGTCGTGATCACCGGGGGTACATCGTTGTTGGAAGGGATGCCAGATGCTGCAGAGAAAGTCTTGAACTTGCCGGCGCGGCGGGGATTGCCATCGGGGGTGGGAGGGCTCCGAGATATCGTCGGTCATCCCAGCCATTCAACCGGGGTCGGTCTCTTGCTTCATGCCCGGCGACACGTCGATGAATTAGAGACTGCGGGGCTTCGAAACGGTGGGACTTGGGCAAAAAAAATGTTCAGCTGGACGAAACGGGTGTTGGAGGTCTTTTAACCTTATAAAACCCTTGCGGGCGTCAGACGCTCGGTGTGCGGGTGATACGAGGAGGTGCTCCGATGTTTGCATTTCAGGAAGATATGTTATCACCTGTGCGGATTAAAGTGATCGGAATCGGCGGAGCCGGGTGCAATGCGATCAACACGATGATCACCTCTGGACTCGCCCGTGTCGACTTTATCGCCAGCAACACCGATCTTCAGGCACTGGATCGCTCTCTGGCCCCGTACAAAATCCAGCTTGGGCCGGAGAGGACCCGTGGTTTAGGCGCTGGCGCGAAACCGGAAATCGGACGTGATGCCGCGCTTGAAAGTAAGGAGCATATCCGGGAATGCCTCGAGGGAGCGGATATGGTGTTCGTCACGGCCGGCATGGGAGGAGGCACCGGGACCGGAGCCGCACCCATTGTCGCCAGCATCGCTCGAGAAATGGGGATTTTGACGGTGGGCGTAGTGACGAAGCCGTTTCAATATGAGGGCCAACGGAGAAACAAACACGCCGAGGAGGGGATCCGCGACATGCGGCGGCATGTCGATACCTTGCTGATTATCCCCAATCAACGGCTCTTGGGCATCGTTGATAAATCAACCCCGCTCTTGGAGGCCTTTAAGGTGGCCGATGATGTCCTTCGGCAGGCCATTCAGGGTATTGCCGATGTAATTACGACGACGGGACATGTGAATGTCGATTTTGCCGATGTCCGCACGGTGATGTCACATACCGGTCGTGCCGTCATGGGAATGGGCGTATCACGTGGTCCCAACCGGGCGATTGAAGCCGCCCAGAAGGCGATGTGCAGCCCACTTCTTGAGGAAGGTAGCGTAGAAGGAGCCCGGGGAGTGCTTCTCAATATAACCGGTGGGGCTAGTTTATCGCTGCATGAGGTTGAAGAGGCGGCCAGCATTATCCAGCAGACGGCGGACTCTGAGGCCAACATTATCGTTGGGCAAGTGATTAATCCTGATATGGGTGAAGATCTCATTATCACGGTGATCGCAACTGGGTTTGAACGAGAAGAAGATCAGCCTGCGGCTCCTATGGCTGGTGACCGAGGAGTAAATCGGCCTGCAAAGCCGATCCAGCCGCTTTTGGCAGGGATGGTCGCATCTCTTGCGGCGGATCGGCCGATGAAAGATCTCGACCGTCCCACATTTTTACGGCGCATGACGGAGATGCGAGACCCAACGGATCGCGCGGCAATGACGGCTGAAGACGAATGGGATGTCCCAACATTTCTTCGTAAGCAGGCCGACTAATCCTGGGTCGCTCAGTACGTGAGATCGGGTGAACATTGAGATGGTAAGCGCATTCGTGATAACGGTCCCGGCATTTATGGATACGAAGAATCAGGCGCACCACTTTTTTGGAACCAGGCAGCACACGATGGAGCACGACCTGGAAGTTGGCAGACCTTTGCAGGGCGTCCAAGGGGCTGCGCCCTCAGCATGGACGTTGTCTGTTAAACAGGTTCATGGGACCGAGGCTCTGGTGGTGGATCGTGCGCTGTCAGCAGCCGACCGCTTTGTGGGAGGCTGGGACGCCTTGGTGACTGATCAGCCAGGGGTTATGGTAGCAGTGAGGACGGCCGATTGTGTGCCAATTCTCATGCATGACCCTGTCCGTGGAGTTGTCGCGGCAATCCATGCCGGATGGCGAGGAGCCGTAGAGGCGATCGTCCCCAAGACACTGGCGCTATTTGAGTCACGTTTTGGCTCAAATCCTAAACAGGTACGGATGAGTATTGGTCCATCAGCTGGCGCCTGTTGTTACGAAGTGGATGCCCCAGTTCTTGAACGTCTTCGCCAAGGGGTTCCTAGTTGGGAGAAGGTCGTTCAATTTCAGGGCGAGGGGAAGGCCAAACTGGACTTGAAGGGCCTTATTAAGGAGCAGGCATTAGCCCATGGAGCCACTCCACAGGCCATCACGACTGTGAACCTTTGTACGATTTGTCATGAGGATCTGTTTTTTTCCTATCGGCGAGAAGGAAAAGTCAA
The Candidatus Nitrospira nitrosa DNA segment above includes these coding regions:
- a CDS encoding D-alanine--D-alanine ligase, producing MGRMTDRRIAVLMGGRSSEREISLKTGQAVYQALFRRGYDVVAIDVGDRLYQDLKEQDVAIAFLSLHGLGGEDGLVQGFLETIGIPYTGSGVRASAVGMHKVMTKTLLAAHGIPVPSGTVIRAGERPSLAKVLKACKLQLPIVVKPVSQGSTIGVTIVRRAAQWKEALALALRYDSEAMVEGYIPGHEATVSILGTAMDKADILPAIEVVAPEGFYDFSAKYQKGKTQYLCPAPLPAKVLQKIGELAYRSYKVLGCEGAARVDFRITPRGQPYVLEINTVPGMTATSLLPMAAAQAGIGYEDLVERILRSALDRAARCAQCAQLGPVS
- the ftsA gene encoding cell division protein FtsA, with the translated sequence MAVPKRDQILVGLDIGTTKICAIVAEMTDAGGLSIIGLGMSPSRGLRKGVVVDIESTVESIKKAVEEAELMAAVQINSVYTGIAGSHISAENCKGVVALKRAEVTREDIHRAIESARTLAVIPQERRILHVLPREFMVDGQEGVREPLGLSGNRLEVNVHVITGAVTSAQNIVKSVNRAGLDVVDIILQPLASSEAVLSQEERELGVVMVDLGGGTTDLAIFLDGSIRHSAVLPIGGQNLTKDLAIGLLTSQTEAERIKTQHGIARTELVIGHQVVQVPSVGDRPPRTFSRRDIAEILEPRVDEMFELVRREITRAGYEGMLGAGVVITGGTSLLEGMPDAAEKVLNLPARRGLPSGVGGLRDIVGHPSHSTGVGLLLHARRHVDELETAGLRNGGTWAKKMFSWTKRVLEVF
- the pgeF gene encoding peptidoglycan editing factor PgeF is translated as MDTKNQAHHFFGTRQHTMEHDLEVGRPLQGVQGAAPSAWTLSVKQVHGTEALVVDRALSAADRFVGGWDALVTDQPGVMVAVRTADCVPILMHDPVRGVVAAIHAGWRGAVEAIVPKTLALFESRFGSNPKQVRMSIGPSAGACCYEVDAPVLERLRQGVPSWEKVVQFQGEGKAKLDLKGLIKEQALAHGATPQAITTVNLCTICHEDLFFSYRREGKVNGTMISAIGLPPSDDKPVSANS
- a CDS encoding cell division protein FtsQ/DivIB, producing MRVSFRKQRAEPAVPRLNRWKDPSGEKAVMQGGRIRTAKRKVAVRLGVLVTGLAILGWLITTAVTYSSRIVRDLLEIHTITVEGVHHLDKQKVIELAQVRQGMSLYQVMPTTVEEQIEAHPWIKEAQVSRVLLHELKIAVIERKPAAIVRSASQNFLSDEEGHILTKLGQADDDTFPLVTGVDLDGLLKGTDVVRRSIMSGIELARVIGHTFDGRLRVQAENQTNLVALIQGVRFRFGEESVEEQWERFQRVKPTLKSLNFDGVGRGVSEVDLRYDNRIIVREGGG
- the ftsZ gene encoding cell division protein FtsZ yields the protein MFAFQEDMLSPVRIKVIGIGGAGCNAINTMITSGLARVDFIASNTDLQALDRSLAPYKIQLGPERTRGLGAGAKPEIGRDAALESKEHIRECLEGADMVFVTAGMGGGTGTGAAPIVASIAREMGILTVGVVTKPFQYEGQRRNKHAEEGIRDMRRHVDTLLIIPNQRLLGIVDKSTPLLEAFKVADDVLRQAIQGIADVITTTGHVNVDFADVRTVMSHTGRAVMGMGVSRGPNRAIEAAQKAMCSPLLEEGSVEGARGVLLNITGGASLSLHEVEEAASIIQQTADSEANIIVGQVINPDMGEDLIITVIATGFEREEDQPAAPMAGDRGVNRPAKPIQPLLAGMVASLAADRPMKDLDRPTFLRRMTEMRDPTDRAAMTAEDEWDVPTFLRKQAD